Proteins encoded in a region of the Mucilaginibacter sabulilitoris genome:
- the obgE gene encoding GTPase ObgE, translating into MSQGSNFVDYVKICCRSGHGGAGSAHLHRDKFTAKGGPDGGDGGRGGHVIVKGNAQLWTLLHLKFRKHVIAGDGESGGSSQKSGKTGRDEILEVPLGTIAKNAETGEILFEITTDGETKILTDGGRGGLGNWHFKTPTLQTPRFSQPGEDGKEEWNVLELKILADVGLVGFPNAGKSTLLSVVSAAKPEIADYAFTTIVPNLGIVSYRNNRSFVMADIPGIIEGASQGKGLGFRFLRHIERNSVLLFMIPADTTRTIKQEYDILLNELQQYNPELVHKPRVLAVTKSDMLDDELQAEMKKELPGGIPAIFISSVAQKNIDGLKDMLWTEINK; encoded by the coding sequence ATGTCGCAGGGTTCCAATTTTGTTGATTATGTGAAAATCTGTTGCCGCTCGGGCCACGGAGGGGCTGGCTCTGCTCATTTACATCGTGATAAGTTTACAGCCAAAGGAGGCCCGGATGGGGGTGACGGCGGTCGCGGAGGGCACGTTATTGTAAAAGGTAATGCGCAATTATGGACACTGCTGCACCTTAAATTCCGTAAACACGTTATAGCTGGCGACGGAGAGTCGGGCGGAAGCTCACAAAAATCCGGCAAAACCGGCAGGGACGAAATACTGGAAGTGCCGCTGGGCACGATAGCCAAAAATGCCGAAACAGGAGAAATACTGTTTGAAATTACAACCGACGGCGAAACCAAGATATTAACCGATGGTGGCCGTGGCGGCCTGGGTAACTGGCATTTTAAAACGCCAACGCTGCAAACCCCCCGTTTTTCGCAACCAGGCGAAGATGGCAAGGAAGAATGGAACGTATTGGAACTGAAAATACTGGCCGATGTAGGCTTGGTAGGTTTCCCCAATGCTGGCAAATCAACCCTGCTTTCGGTTGTATCAGCAGCCAAGCCCGAGATAGCCGATTACGCTTTTACCACCATAGTACCAAACCTGGGTATTGTATCATATCGTAATAACCGCTCATTTGTAATGGCCGATATTCCCGGAATCATCGAGGGCGCATCACAAGGTAAGGGTTTAGGTTTCAGGTTTTTGAGGCATATTGAACGCAATTCAGTATTACTGTTCATGATACCTGCTGACACCACACGGACCATAAAACAGGAATACGATATATTGCTGAACGAACTGCAGCAATACAACCCGGAGCTGGTTCATAAACCACGGGTTTTGGCGGTCACCAAATCTGATATGCTTGACGATGAGCTGCAGGCCGAAATGAAAAAAGAACTGCCCGGGGGCATACCTGCTATATTCATATCTTCGGTGGCCCAAAAAAATATCGACGGCCTGAAAGATATGCTCTGGACCGAGATCAATAAATAA